In Osmerus mordax isolate fOsmMor3 chromosome 24, fOsmMor3.pri, whole genome shotgun sequence, the following are encoded in one genomic region:
- the nkx2.7 gene encoding NK2 transcription factor related 7, with amino-acid sequence MFASPVTSTPFSVKDILKLDHQNSYHVLSQQGFMIPDQDSVYLQHVNNALCRLDFFDSQESLCVSGEQVKGICDSDAVDILRGSFISTEDDMNEDPGRSMCSHDESLGCDGQIEKIGTAKSRLRRKPRVLFTQTQVFELERRFKQQRYLSAPERDHLANILKLTSTQVKIWFQNRRYKCKRQRQDKSLEMASYRPPPRRVAVPVLVRDGKPCMGGSSSPYKMTIGSYNPYHR; translated from the exons ATGTTTGCCAGTCCAGTGACTTCAACGCCTTTCTCTGTTAAGGATATCTTGAAACTGGATCATCAGAACTCCTACCATGTTCTGAGCCAACAAGGATTTATGATACCAGACCAGGACTCAGTGTATCTGCAGCACGTCAACAATGCACTGTGCAGGCTGGACTTTTTCGACAGCCAGGAGAGCCTGTGCGTCTCTGGGGAGCAGGTGAAAGGCATCTGTGATTCGGACGCTGTTGACATCCTGAGGGGCAGTTTCATTTCAACAGAAGATGATATGAATGAGGACCCAG GTAGGTCTATGTGCAGCCATGACGAATCGCTTGGCTGTGACGGACAAATTGAGAAAATAGGAACGGCAAAATCAAGATTGCGGAGAAAGCCCCGAGTACTGTTCACTCAGACACAGGTGTTTGAATTGGAGAGGCGCTTCAAACAGCAGAGGTACCTCTCTGCGCCAGAGCGCGATCATCTTGCCAACATTCTGAAGCTAACTTCCACTCAGGTCAAAATATGGTTTCAGAACAGAAGGTATAAGTGCAAAAGACAAAGACAAGACAAATCTTTGGAAATGGCAAGCTACCGGCCGCCACCCAGGCGGGTTGCGGTTCCCGTGTTGGTCCGAGATGGCAAGCCTTGCATGGGTGGGTCTTCTTCACCATACAAAATGACAATTGGCTCCTACAATCCTTACCAT AGATAG